GAGCTGTGGAAGCCTTTCATTGAGCAGAACGCAGGCGAGACGCTGGGCGATCTCTCGGACCTTTTGCACGACCAGACCGCATTCGCGAAATTCGCGCGGCAGATGATTGATGATCTGGGCTATGGGGATCAACTCGGCGAAGATCCCGATGAGCTGGACGATGAGGATGAGTCTGAGGCGGAAGAACAGCCCGATGAAGAGCCCGATCCAGATAGCACCGGCGACGATCAGTCCGACGAAGAGGAAATGGATGCAAATCCTGAATCTTCACAGGAAGATCAACAGGATAGCCAGCAGGCCCAAGTCACCATGGACGATATGTCTGATGAGGAGATGGCCGAAGAAAACGAGATGCCGGACGGCGAGGCTCCGCTCGAGCCACCTGCGCCGCAGCCGATTTCTGATGCGGATCCGGACTATCAGGTCTTTGAGACCGAATATGACGAAGAGATCCGCGCCGAGGATCTGGCCGAGGTTGCGGAACTGGAACGTTTGCGCGCGTATCTGGACCAACAGCTAGAGCCGCTAAAAGGCGCCGTAAGCCGTCTGGCCAACAAGTTGCAACGCCGCCTTCAGGCGCAACAGAACCGGTCTTGGTTGTTTGATCTGGAAGAAGGCATTCTGGACGCAGGCCGTCTGGCGCGGGTTGTGGCCAATCCGACGACGCCGCTTTCGTTCAAAGTCGAGAAGGACACTGAATTTCGCGATACCGTCGTGACGCTCTTGCTCGATAACTCGGGCTCTATGCGCGGCCGTCCGATTTCCATCGCGGCCATCTGCGCCGATGTTCTGGCGCGTACGCTGGAACGGTGCAATGTGAAGGTCGAGATCCTTGGCTTTACCACCCGCGCGTGGAAAGGCGGCCAAAGCCGTGAGAAATGGCTGGCCGATGGGCGTCCGCAACAGCCCGGTCGTCTTAATGACCTGCGCCACATCATCTATAAATCTGCTGACGCGCCTTGGCGTCGGACTCGGCCCAATTTGGGTCTGATGATGAAAGAAGGCCTGCTGAAAGAAAACATCGACGGCGAGGCCCTTGAATGGGCCCACCGTCGCATGGTGAGCCGTCCCGAGGCGCGCAAAATCCTCATGGTGATTTCCGATGGCGCGCCGGTGGATGACTCAACTTTGTCGGTTAACCCCGCGAATTACTTGGAAAAACACCTACGCGATGTGATCGCGATGGTAGAGAAACGCCGTCAGGTGGAACTCTTGGCCATCGGCATCGGTCACGACGTGACCCGCTATTACGAGCGTGCCGTCACTATCACCGATGTCGAGCAACTGGCAGGCGCGATGACCGAGCAACTGGCAGCCCTCTTTGACAGCGATCCGCGTGCCCGGGCGCGTGTGATGGGCATGCGCCGCGCGGGGTAAATCGGCGGGGGACGCGCCCTCGTTTTTGCTCTGTTCCACGCCCGCCGCGCCGCCTATGCTGCGCCTGTTGATCCCTAATTGGAGCGCCCCATGTTTCAGAGTTTTGATGCCAGCAGTTCCCCCGAACAAGGGCCGCCACGCCTTGCGAGACTGCGGGCTGAATTGGAGCGTGTCGGCGTGGACGGCTTCCTTGTGCCACGCGCGGATGTGCATCAGGGCGAATATGTCGCGCCGCGCGATGAGCGGCTTTCCTGGCTGACGGGGTTCACGGGATCTGCCGGCTTCTGCGTCGCGCTGAAGGACCGCGCAGGACTTTTTGTGGACGGTCGCTATCGCGTGCAAGGCCGCCAGCAATGCGCGGAGGATTTCACCATCGTGCATTGGCCAGAGGTTGGCCTGGCGAGCTGGCTAAAAGAGAACATGAGCGCGGGCAAGATCGCTTTTGATCCTTGGCTACATACGGTTGGCCAGATCGACCAGCTTCAGGCGGACCTTGCAGGGACGGATATCACGCTGACCCCAAGCCCCAATCTGGTGGATGAAATCTGGGCCGATCAACCGGGCAAGCCAAACGCCAAGGCTTTCGCACAACCGATTGAATATGCAGGCGAAAGCAGCGTCGATAAACGCGCGCGCCTGGGGAAATCAATCGCCGAAAAAGGCGCGCGGTCCGCAGTCATCACCCTACCCGACAGCCTCTGTTGGCTCTTGAATATCCGCGGCGAGGACATCGCGCATAACCCCGTCGTGCATGGCTTTGTGATCCTGCACGCCGACGGAACCTGCGACCTCATCGCCAACCCCGAGAAATTCACCGAAGTCGTTGATCACCTTGGTGAGGGCGTCACCCTACGCCCAGAAGAGGATCTATTGCCGGCGCTGCAATCCCTCGCGGGCCCTGTGTTGCTAGAGAAAAACTCTGTGCCAACAGCCATCGCAGCAGCGCTGACCTCGGCAAACATCCCCGTAATCTTTGGCGCTGACCCATGCGCCCTGCCCAAAGCCTGCAAAAACGCCGCCGAGATCGCGGGTGCCGAGGCCGCCCATCTGCGCGACGGCGCGGCGGTTGCGAATTTCCTCGCGTGGTTTGATGAAAACGCAACCAAGGGCATCACGGAAATCGACGTCGTTACCGAACTCGAGGCCCGGCGCGGCGCGACTAATATGCTGCGGGATGTGAGCTTTGACACCATCGCAGGGGCTGGCAGCAACGGCGCCGTGATCCACTATCGCGTGACCCATGAAACCAACCGCACGCTTAATCCCGGCGAGTTGCTGGTTTTAGACAGCGGCGGCCAATATCAGGACGGCACCACCGACATCACCCGCACCCTCGCCATCGGAGACGCTGGCGACGAAGAAAAGCGCGCCTTTACGCTTGTTCTAAAGGGCATGATTGCCATCTCAGAGCTGCGCTTTCCCAAGGGCTATGCCGGGCGTGACATTCAATCCATCGCGCGGGTGCCGCTTTGGTCGGCGGGGCTCGATTTCGACCACGGTTTGGGCCACGGTGTGGGCAGCTATCTAAGTGTGCATGAGGGGCCTCAAAGCCTTTCGACCAAGGGGCATGTGGCGCTCGAACCCGGTATGATCGTCTCAAACGAGCCGGGGTATTACAAAGAAGGAGCCTACGGCATCCGCATCGAAAACCTCTTGGTGGTTCAAGAGGCCGAGGCACTGGAGGACGGCGATACGCACCGTCAAATGCTCTGTTTCAAGACTCTTCCCTACGTCCCTATTGACCTGAGCCTCGTCAACGCCGATATGTTGTCCTCATCTGAACGGGACTGGCTGAACACTTACCATGACGCCTGTTACCGCACCTTGATCCCCCTTGTTGAGGCAAGCACCAAGGACTGGCTGCGGAAGGCCACGGCCCGCATCTGACATACTTGCGTTACAATTGGCTGTTTTGACGGCCACGACTGTTTTTGAGGAGAGGCCCATGACACCTTACATTACGATCCGCAAAGCACCCGGCAACTGGACCGTGCGCGCTGGTGGCGCTGTTTTGGGTGAATCCTCAAATGCGCTGGAGCTGACCGAGGGCGACTACCCGTCCGTGATCTATTTCCCCCGCGAAGACATTGCGATGGCGTTTCTGGACGAAAGCGACAAGACCTCCCATTGCCCGCATAAGGGCGACGCGAGGTATTTCTCGATTGTGACCAAGAGCAAGACCATCGCGGATGCTGTCTGGAGCTATGAGGATCCCAAAGACGACGTTGCACGCATCAAGGACCATCTGGCCTTCTACACAAGCGACGAGCTGACGGTCGAACAGCTGTAACGCGACATCACAAATCATCATGAAAAGGGCGCCTCGTGCGCCTTTTCTTTTGCCCGCTCGGGTGGTTTAACTCATCCTCTATCGTTTGTGAGTTTTCCCCATGTCCCAGCAAAAAACATCCCTAGGGCTGATTTTCCTACTTTATGCGGGTGGCCTGGGGGCCGCTGGGCAATTCGCCAAAATCGCGACGATTTTTCCCGAGATTCAGGCGCTTTATCCGGCCTCGGTCGTGACGCAGGGTCTGATCATGTCTGTGATCGGATTTCTCGGCGTGGTCTTTGGCATCTTTGTCGGGCAGATCGTGTCCTCGCTGGGATACCGCAAGATGTTGATCGCGGGCATGCTCTTGGGCGCGGCCATGTCCTTTGTGCAGGCGTTTTTGCCGCCTTTGCCTCTGTTTCTGGCAAGTCGCATGATCGAAGGCCTCGCCCACCTCGCAATCGTCGTCGCCGCGCCGACGTTGGTGACCCAAGTGACCGCCCCGAACAAGCGCTACCTGTCGATGACCCTCTGGAGCAGTTTTTTCGGGGTTGGATATGCCCTATGCGCCTCTGCCGCGCCTTTTGCTCTGGAAATGGCTGGGCCACCTGCCCTTTTCGCGGGCCATGGGTTCTATATGCTCGCACTCGCTGGCCTGTCCTTTGCGTTCCTGCCGCGTCTTGGGCTGGAACGCGCGCCGCTTCCAACGTTGAATGACGTGATCGCGCGGCACTTTCGTGTCTATAGGTCCCCCTATCAGTCGCCTGCGGCCCTAGGCTGGTTATTCTACACGCTGACCTATCTAGCCTTACTGACGGTTCTGCCGCCTCTGTTTCCGGCTGAGCATCGGCTCGCCCTCGCAACCATGCTGCCCATCGTTAGCATTCTCTCTTCCTTCACGCTCGCCGCCACGCTAATGCGGTTTCTATCAGCGGTCACAGTGGCGCAGATCGGTTTTGCAGGCGGCATTGCCGCAGCGCTTTGGATGGCGGTCTTTGGCGTCTCGACCGAACTGGCCGTGGCGATTTTTGTGGTCATGGGGCTTTTGCAATCGGCAGGCTTTGCGCTGGTGCCAGAGTTGAACAAAGACCCGCAAGATCAAGCCCTTGCCATGGGTGGCATTGCGCAGATGGGCAACCTTGGCACTATGTCAGGCACGCCGATCTTGTTGTTTTTGCTAAGCCTCATGGGAACAGGCGCGATCCCTCTGTTTCTGGCGCTGATCTTTGCAGGCGGGTTCACGTCGCATGCCATCGCGAAACGGTTAAGACAACGCCCTTAGGAATGCTCTTCCGCAGCCGTCGCGGCCAGCGCGCGGTTATAGGCCTTAAGCGCATCTACCTGATGCAGTGCCCCCAACAGCTCCGGCGCTTCGCCGCCGCCCTTTAGACGCACGACGGGTATGAAGGCGATATTGGTGGCGTCAAAAATCGGCATCGCCTGCTCCAGCGTCGCCCCTGCCCCTAGATAGATGTCCTGCTCAATCTTCTGCCAACAGGCCTCTTCCGTGGCGCCGCGTTCGGGATCAATCGGCTTCATCACGCGCGTTACATTGAACATCGCCAAGAGATAGG
This is a stretch of genomic DNA from Cognatishimia activa. It encodes these proteins:
- a CDS encoding aminopeptidase P family protein codes for the protein MFQSFDASSSPEQGPPRLARLRAELERVGVDGFLVPRADVHQGEYVAPRDERLSWLTGFTGSAGFCVALKDRAGLFVDGRYRVQGRQQCAEDFTIVHWPEVGLASWLKENMSAGKIAFDPWLHTVGQIDQLQADLAGTDITLTPSPNLVDEIWADQPGKPNAKAFAQPIEYAGESSVDKRARLGKSIAEKGARSAVITLPDSLCWLLNIRGEDIAHNPVVHGFVILHADGTCDLIANPEKFTEVVDHLGEGVTLRPEEDLLPALQSLAGPVLLEKNSVPTAIAAALTSANIPVIFGADPCALPKACKNAAEIAGAEAAHLRDGAAVANFLAWFDENATKGITEIDVVTELEARRGATNMLRDVSFDTIAGAGSNGAVIHYRVTHETNRTLNPGELLVLDSGGQYQDGTTDITRTLAIGDAGDEEKRAFTLVLKGMIAISELRFPKGYAGRDIQSIARVPLWSAGLDFDHGLGHGVGSYLSVHEGPQSLSTKGHVALEPGMIVSNEPGYYKEGAYGIRIENLLVVQEAEALEDGDTHRQMLCFKTLPYVPIDLSLVNADMLSSSERDWLNTYHDACYRTLIPLVEASTKDWLRKATARI
- a CDS encoding DUF427 domain-containing protein; protein product: MTPYITIRKAPGNWTVRAGGAVLGESSNALELTEGDYPSVIYFPREDIAMAFLDESDKTSHCPHKGDARYFSIVTKSKTIADAVWSYEDPKDDVARIKDHLAFYTSDELTVEQL
- a CDS encoding MFS transporter; translated protein: MSQQKTSLGLIFLLYAGGLGAAGQFAKIATIFPEIQALYPASVVTQGLIMSVIGFLGVVFGIFVGQIVSSLGYRKMLIAGMLLGAAMSFVQAFLPPLPLFLASRMIEGLAHLAIVVAAPTLVTQVTAPNKRYLSMTLWSSFFGVGYALCASAAPFALEMAGPPALFAGHGFYMLALAGLSFAFLPRLGLERAPLPTLNDVIARHFRVYRSPYQSPAALGWLFYTLTYLALLTVLPPLFPAEHRLALATMLPIVSILSSFTLAATLMRFLSAVTVAQIGFAGGIAAALWMAVFGVSTELAVAIFVVMGLLQSAGFALVPELNKDPQDQALAMGGIAQMGNLGTMSGTPILLFLLSLMGTGAIPLFLALIFAGGFTSHAIAKRLRQRP
- the cobT gene encoding cobaltochelatase subunit CobT; the encoded protein is MSKPSDNPADPFKKALAEATKTLAHDPELSVTYTVDPSGVSGDAMRLPQVSRRMSREEVLMARGTADALAFNRRYHNADTHARYAPTEGMARELYQAMETARCEAMGARDMPGSAGNIDAKIASEARIRGYENVTQPADAPLSAAAGYLIRHLATGRDLPSPAQNVMELWKPFIEQNAGETLGDLSDLLHDQTAFAKFARQMIDDLGYGDQLGEDPDELDDEDESEAEEQPDEEPDPDSTGDDQSDEEEMDANPESSQEDQQDSQQAQVTMDDMSDEEMAEENEMPDGEAPLEPPAPQPISDADPDYQVFETEYDEEIRAEDLAEVAELERLRAYLDQQLEPLKGAVSRLANKLQRRLQAQQNRSWLFDLEEGILDAGRLARVVANPTTPLSFKVEKDTEFRDTVVTLLLDNSGSMRGRPISIAAICADVLARTLERCNVKVEILGFTTRAWKGGQSREKWLADGRPQQPGRLNDLRHIIYKSADAPWRRTRPNLGLMMKEGLLKENIDGEALEWAHRRMVSRPEARKILMVISDGAPVDDSTLSVNPANYLEKHLRDVIAMVEKRRQVELLAIGIGHDVTRYYERAVTITDVEQLAGAMTEQLAALFDSDPRARARVMGMRRAG